GGTGCGGCCACGGGCAAAGTGGTCTTCAGCTCTGAAGAGGCCGAGAAACTGGCCGCGCGAAATGAAAAGGTCATCCTGGTCAGAAAAGAGACCTCTCCGGAAGACGTCGCCGGGATGCACGCCGCACAGGGCATACTTACAAGCCGTGGAGGTATGACGTCCCACGCCGCCGTAGTCGCCAGGGGTATGGGCAGGTGCTGCGTGGTAGGCGCGGGGGACGTGAACGTCGACTACAACTTGCAGCAGTTCACCGTAAACAGCAAGGTGATAAGGCGCGGCGACCACATCTCTCTGGACGGCACCGTCGGCGAGGTGATGCAGGGGCGGGTACCCACGATAGAGCCAAAACTCACTGCTGATTTCTCCAAGCTCATGAAATGGGCGGACGAATTCAGAAAATTAGATATAAGGACCAATGCCGACACCCCTGAAGATGCCACCAAGGCCAGGACGTTTGGCGCCCAGGGAATCGGACTATGCCGTACAGAGCACATGTTCTTCGGTGAACACAGAATTAACTACGTAAGACAGATGATTATGCTCGCCCCGGAGGTAAAAAACCTTAAGGCAAGGATTGGGCCAATTGAGCAGGAACTTCAAAAAGCGCCGAAAGAAGAGAAGGCCAAACTGAAGGCGGAAATCGCCGAGCTGAAGAAAGCCCTGAAACGTCCTAACGCATTATTCACACAGGCTTTACGGAAGCTACTCCCCATGCAGAGAGGCGACTTCGAGAAGATGTTCAGGGCCATGAAGGGCCTGCCGGTAACCATCCGCCTGCTCGACCCGCCGCTCCACGAATTCCTGCCCCACGGCGAAGACCACTACAAGGAAATGGCCAGGAAGTTCGGCATGACACTTGGGGAGGTCATTAAGACCGTTACACGGCTGCAAGAAGTTAACCCGATGCTCGGCCACCGCGGCTGCAGGCTGGGAATCACCTATACAGACATATACGACATGCAGGTAACGGCCATAATTGAGGCCGCCTGCAACGTAAAAAAGAAAGGCCTCACGGTGTACCCGGAGATAATGGTCCCGCTTGTGGGTATGGCCGCAGAGTTCAACCTGCTAAAGGATAACATAAACAAACAGGCCCGGGCCGTAATGAAAAAGAAAGGCGTCAAGGTCAAATTCGCCGTGGGCACCATGATAGAACTGCCAAGGGCGGCCCTGATGGCCGATAAGCTGGCCGAACAGGCCGAGTTTTTTTCCTTCGGCACAAACGACCTGACGCAGATGACCTTCGGTTTAAGCCGCGACGACGTCGCCAACTTCCTGCCCGATTATATAGAACAGGGTATTCTAAAGAAAGACCCGTTCCAGTCCCTTGACCAGGACGGCGTGGGCCAGCTCATTGAGATAGGGGTCAAGAAGGGAAGGTCCACCCGGCCTAATTTGAAGATAGGTATCTGCGGTGAACACGGCGGCGACCCCGACTCCATCGAATTTTGCCACCGGATAGGCATGAACTACGTGAGCTGCTCTCCATACCGGGTACCTATCGCCCGCCTCACCGCCGCCCGTGCCAACATTCACGGCGCAGAAACGTCCTCCACGGTGTAGTCAGACCCAACCACAAAGCCCTTCATGATTGTCATTCTGAGGTAGTGAAACAGCCGAACAGTGTAGCGTCGGAGCTGTACCAGAGGACAGGTCTTCCCTCGGTGCGACTTTCTCCGACGTTAAACGTGGCAGTCGTGCCTGAGGCTGAAAGTCCACTGGTTTGTTTGGAGGGCGGATCTACGACTTGACCCTACCCAGTGTTGTAGCGGTCGAGCTTGCTCGACTTTTGGCAGAGCAAGCTCTGCCACTACAAAAAACCTTTTTGAGGGTTCCGCAGGGTTTTAACCCTGCGGAAAATAATGAACCTTACTTACTTTTACCCAGCAATCTTTTGCGCAGGAGGCGGCGTTTGATGTGGGCTATGGACCGGGGCGGGTCAAGCTCCTTGGGGCAGCACTGGCAGGCAAAGACGTTGTGGCACCTCCACGCGCCATACGGGCCGTCTGCCTGCTCTATTCTCAGATTATGGATGCCGTCACGGGTGTCCCTCACGTAGCGGTCTATCTTAAGTAACGCCGCGGGACCTATATACTCCTTACTTGTAAGGGTAATCGGGCATGCCGAGTAGCAGCTGGCGCACTGGATGCAGTCTATAACCATATCCAGTTCCTTCCTGTCCTCCTGGCTCTGGATTCGTTCCTTTTCGGGCGGGGGTGAGCCGGGGACTAGATACGGCCTTACCAGCTCATGCTTCTCCCAGAACTGGTCCATATTCACACAAAGGTCTTTCTCTACCTCCAGGTGGGCAAGGGGCCTGATGGTGATTTCTTGTGTCTTTAGCGATGCGACCTGCGTGTTACAGGCAAGCCTGTGCTTACCGTTTATATGCATGGCGCAGGAACCGCATACGCCGGCCCTGCACGATGACCTGAAGGCCAGAGAACCGTCCAGGTTCTCCAGTATGTAATTAAGCCCGTCGAGCACGGTCAATCCCTTCCCGTTATCAGGCAGGGGCACGCGGTAGGCCTGAAGGTGAGGTTCACTGCCTGAATCAGGGTCGTAGCGTAAGACGTTGAAGGTTATGTCCGCCACCTAGTATTTCCTCTCTTCCAATTCAAACGGGCCGGGTCTGACTTTGCTGTACTTGAGCTTGGCGCCGTCCCTGGAATAATATGCCCTGGTATGCTTGTGCCACTTCTCATCGTCACGCCTGGGGAAATCGGTGCGGGAGTGTGACCCCCGGCTCTCTTTCCTTGCAAGTGCCCCCGCCGCCACGGCCTCGGCCACGTCAAGACTGCCCTCAAGCTCAAGGGCCGACTGCAGCGACAGGTTCCACCTCCTGCCAGCCGTGTGGCGCAGCGAAACGTTCCTGAAGCGCTCCCTGAGTCCTTTTATGACAGCAAGTGCGTCGGTAAGCGCCGGCTTCTCGCGAAATACGCCCACCTTCCCGGCCATGACCTCTGCCATCTCCTTCTTCAAGACGGCGACGTCCTCGCCGTCCTCTCTTGCCAGTAGCTGCTCGATCTTCCCTTCGGTTTTCTTTAGCGCCACTTCGTGTATCTTGCCGGGCTTAGTACCTGCCAGCTTCTTACCCTGAACATACCTGGCGGCATTATCGCCGGCGATCTTGCCGAAAACCAGCGTCTCAAGCAGTGAATTGCCCCCAAGCCGGTTGGCCCCGTGGACGCTGACGCAAGACACCTCACCCGCCGCGTAGAGGCCGCCCACGATTGTCTCACATTCCGTATTACACTCAATCCCGCCCATAGTATAGTGATGCCCCGGCTGGACGGGGATAAGGTCCGTAATAGGGTCTATGCCGCCAAATTCCATACATATCGTCCGGATGCCGTGAAGCCTGGACATTATCTTCTCCCGGCCCAGATGACGGAGGTCCAGGTGTACATAGCCGCCGTCTCCTTTAAATCCCCTGCCCTCCTGCATCTCCCGGGTAATGTTCCTGGACACTATGTCGCGCGGCGCCACCTCCATGGCCTTCTCGGAATCCGGGTAATTGGCCAAAAATCTCTCGCCTTTATTGTTTAACAGGAACCCGCCTTCCCCTCTCGCACCTTCGGTTATCAGTATATTCTTACCCACCAGGGTGGTTGGATGGAACTGTTCGAATTCCATGTCCTTCAGCGGTACACCCGCCCAGTAGGGGACCGCCATGCCTATTCCCGTGTTGATAAGCGCGTTTGTCGTATTGCCATAAATCCTTCCAGAGCCACCAGTTGCAAATATGACAGCACCCGCGGCGAAGGCCTCAAGCCTGCCGCTGCTAAGTTCCATCGCCACTACCCCCTTGCACTCGTCATCCTCCCTCACAAGCGCCAGCACCAGCCACTCAGGATAAAGAACCAGCTCCTTCCGCTCGGCGGCCTGCTTGAACCTGATCACCTGTTCATAGATGGTGTGCAGAAGCGCTTGGCCCGTGGTATCGGCGGCGTAGCATGTCCTGGGAAATCCGGCCCCGCCGAAGGGCCTCTGTGCTATCTTCCCATCGTCCGTACGGCTAAACGGGCATCCCCAGTGCTCAATCTCGTACACGCGCGAGGCGGCGTCACCTGTCATCCGGAGGACCGCGTCCTGGTCGGCAAGGAAGTCACTCCCCCTGACCGTGTCATACGCGTGTTTCTCCCAGCCGTCGTGCCCGCCCCTCGGATGATTGCCGAGCGAGGCGTTAATGCCGCCCTGCGCGGCTACGGAGTGTGACCGCAGCGGGTGTACCTTGGAGAGTATACCCGCCTTAAGGTTCATCTCATTGGCCGCAACGGCTGCCCTCAGCCCCGCAAGCCCGCCTCCAACTATCAATATGTCATGATAAGGCACAAAAACCCCCTTAAAAGAATATCCCTAAGCTGTACACCGCTACCACGGCAAGGATACCCGCCGACAACAGTAGAAGTCTTCCCTGCACCGCAGTGAGGTCAAACAGTTCTATCAGGGTCAACCTCAGCCCGTTTACCAGATGAAGGATAACCGCGAGAAGGAGCGAGTATTCCATAAAATGCCCCACCGGGTTATCGAACTTGCTTACGGCCGCGTTAAACGCCTCCGGTCCCTGGAACGCGGCCCCAAGAGTCCATATGTG
The window above is part of the Candidatus Bathyanammoxibius amoris genome. Proteins encoded here:
- the ppdK gene encoding pyruvate, phosphate dikinase; protein product: MGEKYLYFFGDGKAEGRADMRAYLGGKGANLAEMSNLGLPVPPGFTISTNVCKAYYEKNRKYPAGLSTQLKENLFRLEETMQAGLGDTTNPLLVSVRSGAAASMPGMMDTVLNLGLNQNTLQALINKTGNERFAWDAYRRLISMFGDVVMGLDRDRFEHEVENIKKKAHIKNDTELTVKHLQALVKRFKEIYKKATGENFVDDPKVQLQKAIDAVFDSWNNPRAIKYRKLYNIQGLLGTAVNVQAMVFGNMGDHSATGVCFTRNPSTGENILYGEFLFNAQGEDVVAGIRTPEPIINLRKEMPRIYKQILQYKNLLEKRYRDMQDMEFTIQEGKLYMLQTRNGKRTAKAALKIAADMVKEGFIDKKAAVLRIEPQQLDQLLHPVFDPKANRVVITTGLPASPGAATGKVVFSSEEAEKLAARNEKVILVRKETSPEDVAGMHAAQGILTSRGGMTSHAAVVARGMGRCCVVGAGDVNVDYNLQQFTVNSKVIRRGDHISLDGTVGEVMQGRVPTIEPKLTADFSKLMKWADEFRKLDIRTNADTPEDATKARTFGAQGIGLCRTEHMFFGEHRINYVRQMIMLAPEVKNLKARIGPIEQELQKAPKEEKAKLKAEIAELKKALKRPNALFTQALRKLLPMQRGDFEKMFRAMKGLPVTIRLLDPPLHEFLPHGEDHYKEMARKFGMTLGEVIKTVTRLQEVNPMLGHRGCRLGITYTDIYDMQVTAIIEAACNVKKKGLTVYPEIMVPLVGMAAEFNLLKDNINKQARAVMKKKGVKVKFAVGTMIELPRAALMADKLAEQAEFFSFGTNDLTQMTFGLSRDDVANFLPDYIEQGILKKDPFQSLDQDGVGQLIEIGVKKGRSTRPNLKIGICGEHGGDPDSIEFCHRIGMNYVSCSPYRVPIARLTAARANIHGAETSSTV
- a CDS encoding succinate dehydrogenase iron-sulfur subunit, producing the protein MADITFNVLRYDPDSGSEPHLQAYRVPLPDNGKGLTVLDGLNYILENLDGSLAFRSSCRAGVCGSCAMHINGKHRLACNTQVASLKTQEITIRPLAHLEVEKDLCVNMDQFWEKHELVRPYLVPGSPPPEKERIQSQEDRKELDMVIDCIQCASCYSACPITLTSKEYIGPAALLKIDRYVRDTRDGIHNLRIEQADGPYGAWRCHNVFACQCCPKELDPPRSIAHIKRRLLRKRLLGKSK
- a CDS encoding FAD-binding protein, with protein sequence MPYHDILIVGGGLAGLRAAVAANEMNLKAGILSKVHPLRSHSVAAQGGINASLGNHPRGGHDGWEKHAYDTVRGSDFLADQDAVLRMTGDAASRVYEIEHWGCPFSRTDDGKIAQRPFGGAGFPRTCYAADTTGQALLHTIYEQVIRFKQAAERKELVLYPEWLVLALVREDDECKGVVAMELSSGRLEAFAAGAVIFATGGSGRIYGNTTNALINTGIGMAVPYWAGVPLKDMEFEQFHPTTLVGKNILITEGARGEGGFLLNNKGERFLANYPDSEKAMEVAPRDIVSRNITREMQEGRGFKGDGGYVHLDLRHLGREKIMSRLHGIRTICMEFGGIDPITDLIPVQPGHHYTMGGIECNTECETIVGGLYAAGEVSCVSVHGANRLGGNSLLETLVFGKIAGDNAARYVQGKKLAGTKPGKIHEVALKKTEGKIEQLLAREDGEDVAVLKKEMAEVMAGKVGVFREKPALTDALAVIKGLRERFRNVSLRHTAGRRWNLSLQSALELEGSLDVAEAVAAGALARKESRGSHSRTDFPRRDDEKWHKHTRAYYSRDGAKLKYSKVRPGPFELEERKY
- the sdhC gene encoding succinate dehydrogenase, cytochrome b556 subunit encodes the protein METIRQIINEIRLNLGVEVVTFTLHRITGVALVLFLFIHIWTLGAAFQGPEAFNAAVSKFDNPVGHFMEYSLLLAVILHLVNGLRLTLIELFDLTAVQGRLLLLSAGILAVVAVYSLGIFF